Proteins encoded within one genomic window of Pseudorasbora parva isolate DD20220531a chromosome 3, ASM2467924v1, whole genome shotgun sequence:
- the si:dkey-112e17.1 gene encoding uncharacterized protein si:dkey-112e17.1: protein MGLRGVTRTGVYLTVCLLWVTGCFTQKVYFDCGAKVDVVDVQGLILSPGFPYNYSSGTHCVWQFFVPVGHLLIMEMFDFDVFESHSSPARYTTTVVDEAPNDVGVLASKNLGSPKEPQSTHREEVKQVVIQEQSTKMEITKVSNSAKMLSDSPSAPQPSLPLSREQPVEDKNSVSPQASRAASDLISSSPRTATETDEAVSPETQPPLIDACPHDVLYISDLITFSSRFCGSRRPSSSQLVFGSDDDMVEVIMELITTTHWGRGFALLFHYQNQTQASTAEQQKSVLTSDSRIGALLGAVSGTVAFAVALAGILCVIFRPKLCAKGANASSSISSEVPEGVLNSAADVSELQMVSPNHLEQQTGTLNDNNNLSFNHSLSHTACDMSEKSDLQLFSSGLTELELGTDEVFVIASAPSSAQLPFSPHTQRERFLRHSDTGPSRPFDWPAPDPALPTVTKSSQTGSTNRARPRAWSVRTFQDLLPPLPQLHKKWCSWNANSPFTKLVDSGLPSTAADTGRGKVLSDAPLHSPANSCHSDSFTSNASYPLTQPAQHQRRLNSTSNLRRARFNTPCFGLLSGTPESSKPQVNGITTSNTLSDASGAPSSQQQDRSEASSVEDDHVTIPVFAISEEEDRQPLVSAEPPEKPLRMNGQMFEGTKMPLLSKSHVASIHPSSLARGGRGGALETQDPSALSC from the exons ATGGGGCTTCGTGGAGTGACAAGGACGGGGGTGTACTTGACAGTCTGCCTTCTGTGGGTGACTGGATGCTTTACGCAAAAA GTTTACTTCGATTGTGGAGCCAAGGTGGATGTTGTGGATGTACAGGGCCTCATTCTGTCACCTGGCTTTCCATATAACTATTCATCTGGAACTCACTGTGTGTGGCAGTTTTTTGTGCCCGTCGGTCACCTACTAATCATGGAGATGTTTGATTTTGATGTCTTTGAGAGCCATAGCAGTCCTGCAAGATACACCACCACCGTTGTGGATGAGGCACCGAATGATGTCGGTGTGCTGGCATCAAAAAACCTTGGGAGTCCAAAGGAACCCCAGTCCACACATAGAGAGGAGGTCAAGCAAGTGGTTATCCAAGAGCAGTCCACCAAAATGGAGATAACCAAAGTTTCCAATTCTGCCAAAATGCTGTCCGATTCTCCCTCAGCTCCACAACCGTCTCTTCCATTATCCAGAGAGCAGCCAGTTGAAGACAAAAATTCTGTTTCACCTCAGGCATCAAGAGCAGCCAGTGACTTGATCTCCTCAAGTCCACGTACAGCCACAGAAACGGATGAAGCTGTGAGCCCTGAGACCCAGCCACCTTTGATTGATGCCTGTCCCCACGATGTCCTCTACATATCTGATCTCATCACCTTCTCCTCACGATTCTGTGGCTCTAGACGCCCTTCTAGCAGCCAGTTGGTGTTTGGGTCTGATGATGACATGGTGGAGGTCATCATGGAGTTGATAACCACTACCCACTGGGGCCGTGGTTTCGCTCTCCTCTTTCATTATCAGAATCAAACACAGGCATCCACAGCAGAACAGCAGAAATCGGTATTGACCTCGGACAGCAGAATTGGTGCACTGCTTGGTGCAGTGAGTGGAACAGTCGCATTTGCTGTGGCCCTTGCTGGCATCCTCTGTGTGATTTTCAG ACCGAAACTATGTGCAAAAGGAGCCAATGCTTCCTCTTCCATCAGCTCAGAG GTTCCAGAAGGAGTGCTAAATTCGGCGGCAGATGTGAGTGAACTGCAGATGGTTTCTCCTAATCACTTGGAGCAGCAGACGGGCACACTGAACGACAACAACAACCTTTCCTTCAACCACAGTCTGTCCCATACAG CTTGTGACATGTCAGAGAAGAGTGATCTGCAGCTGTTCTCCAGTGGTCTTACCGAATTAGAGCTGGGCACAGATGAGGTTTTCGTCATTGCCTCTGCACCCAGCTCAGCCCAACTGCCCTTCTCTCCACACACT CAACGCGAGCGTTTCCTGAGACACAGTGACACAGGACCCAGCCGCCCCTTCGACTGGCCCGCTCCAGATCCAGCACTGCCTACTGTGACAAAGAGCAGCCAAACCGGATCGACAAACCGCGCACGACCACGAGCATGGAGTGTCCGGACCTTCCAGGATCtccttcctcctcttcctcaacTCCATAAGAAATGGTGCAGCTGGAACGCAAACAGCCCTTTCACCAAGCTGGTGGACAGT GGACTCCCGAGCACAGCTGCAGACACTGGAAGGGGAAAGGTCCTTTCTGATGCTCCTCTTCATAGTCCTGCCAACAGCTGCCACTCCGACTCCTTCACGAGCAACGCCTCGTACCCCCTGACTCAACCTGCCCAGCATCAGCGACGGCTCAACTCCACCAGCAACCTTCGACGCGCCCGTTTCAACACACCGTGCTTCGGTCTGCTCTCCGGCACGCCCGAGTCCTCCAAACCACAAGTGAATGGAATTACAACCTCAAACACGCTCTCTGACGCCAGCGGTGCCCCTTCCAGCCAGCAGCAGGACCGAAGCGAAGCATCAAGCGTAGAGGATGACCACGTCACGATACCGGTGTTCGCGATTTCAGAAGAGGAAGACCGACAGCCTCTCGTGTCAGCAGAACCTCCTGAGAAGCCTTTGAGGATGAACGGACAGATGTTTGAAGGCACAAAGATGCCTCTGCTATCGAAAAGCCACGTCGCCAGCATCCACCCGTCCTCTTTAGCGAGGGGAGGCCGTGGCGGGGCGTTGGAGACGCAGGATCCTTCAGCGCTCTCTTGTTAA
- the zdhhc8b gene encoding palmitoyltransferase ZDHHC8B gives MPNSVGKRFKPTKYIPVSTAATLLVGSTTLFFVFTCPWLTKAISPVVPLYNGIIFLFVLANFSMATFMDPGVFPRADEDEDKEDDFRAPLYKNVEIKGIQVRMKWCATCHFYRPPRCSHCSVCDNCVEEFDHHCPWVNNCIGRRNYRYFFLFLLSLSAHMVGVFSFGLLFVLHHLEKLSALHTTVTLVVMCVTGLFFIPVMGLTGFHMVLVARGRTTNEQVTGKFRGGVNPFTRGCCGNVKHVLCSPLAPRYIADPRKIIPVALNPPFLRPDLSNRHVTVKVSDNGIHSNVLRSKSKTSLDGLDDKSIDKQPPLPPKADRYNQLKSQLTSSEESSLSSKPTNPSTPAMYKYRPSFGTMPKVHYHATGEKIVMSENGKPSAVLEERGHDYRSEPNLDLPDYRSTPLHRTYQSSPFQLDSFSTTSRSFSLKQGVNRVDRVPLGGSKPETVTSTSHKGVFSPGTLSGRNGSLSYDSLLTSSMTPSLGECAAHPGVPSMGFHSPYLPTKMCHVRGPELQRHAGPPSYSPVHIGAMYGRQSPHSRDRERDPSPVRYDNLSKTIMASIQERKELEEREKLMLRHAQAPVAYANDSGVFETCSGAAYGLPPGTCYPDGPRGPGSREPTPPVCGSRDNLMGYGPRTPVLRSSTTTLTRAPRTSTTSLHTDGGSASRTSEHQYRSPVHQSHYSPTAVPRSPSYAHQKVAFISALERADSPRLGTREDLGPGKVNGQLKGQARDCHLGTPSGTPIRHTNVKKVTGVGGTTYEISV, from the exons GTGTCCGTGGTTAACCAAGGCCATCTCCCCTGTTGTGCCTCTATACAATGGCATCATCTTCCTCTTTGTGTTGGCCAACTTCAGCATGGCCACCTTCATGGACCCTGGAGTCTTTCCCAGAG CGGATGAGGACGAAGACAAAGAAGATGATTTCCGAGCTCCGCTGTATAAAAACGTGGAGATAAAGGGAATTCAGGTGCGGATGAAGTGGTGTGCCACGTGCCACTTCTACAGACCTCCGCGCTGCTCACACTGCAGCGTGTGTGACAACTGTGTGGAG GAGTTTGACCACCACTGCCCATGGGTGAACAACTGCATCGGCCGGAGGAATTATCGTTATTTCTTCTTGTTCCTGCTGTCTCTAAGTGCTCACATGGTGGGCGTATTTTCCTTTGGCCTGCTGTTTGTGTTACATCACCTTGAGAAGCTGAGTGCACTCCACACAACTGTGAC TCTTGTGGTTATGTGCGTGACCGGCCTGTTCTTCATCCCTGTTATGGGCCTCACTGGGTTTCACATGGTTCTGGTAGCCAGAGGACGGACCACAAACGAACAG gTGACAGGCAAGTTCAGAGGGGGAGTGAATCCATTCACTCGGGGTTGCTGTGGCAACGTGAAACACGTCTTGTGCAGTCCGCTTGCTCCTAG GTATATCGCTGATCCCAGAAAGATAATTCCCGTCGCTTTGAATCCACCATTCCTCCGCCCTGACCTCTCTAACCGACACGTCACTGTAAAAGTCAGTGATAATGGTATCCATAGTAACGTCCTACGAAGCAAA TCTAAGACCAGTCTGGATGGTTTGGATGATAAAAGTATAGATAAACAGCCACCTTTACCACCAAAAGCAGATCGCTACAACCAGCTCAAGAGTCAGCTCACCTCCAGCGAAG AGAGTTCCCTGTCCAGCAAACCCACAAATCCATCCACCCCAGCCATGTACAAATACAGACCTTCCTTCGGCACCATGCCTAAAGTGCACTATCACGCAACCGGAGAGAAG ATTGTAATGTCCGAGAATGGCAAGCCCTCTGCAGTTTTGGAGGAGCGAGGTCACGATTACCGCTCAGAGCCGAATCTGGATCTGCCAGACTACCGCAGCACTCCTCTCCACCGAACGTACCAGTCCTCCCCTTTCCAGCTGGACTCTTTCAGCACGACGTCTCGCTCCTTCAGCCTCAAACAGGGAGTGAACAGGGTTGACCGTGTGCCACTGGGTGGCAGCAAACCAGAAACGGTCACTTCCACCTCTCACAAAGGAGTCTTCTCTCCTGGGACGTTATCTGGCCGCAATGGCAGCCTGTCTTACGATAGCTTGCTAACCTCCAGCATGACACCGTCTCTGGGCGAATGTGCTGCCCACCCGGGAGTGCCCTCTATGGGTTTTCATTCACCATACTTGCCCACTAAAATGTGCCACGTACGAGGGCCTGAGCTTCAACGACACGCCGGTCCGCCGTCCTACAGCCCTGTGCACATAGGAGCAATGTACGGGCGGCAGTCACCGCACTCAAGAGATCGAGAGCGAGATCCCTCACCCGTCCGCTACGACAACCTCTCCAAAACCATCATGGCCTCCATCCAGGAGAGGAAGGAGCtggaggagagggagaaactcaTGCTTCGGCACGCTCAAGCACCGGTGGCCTACGCCAACGATTCGGGTGTGTTTGAGACCTGCAGCGGAGCAGCCTATGGACTCCCACCTGGTACGTGCTACCCTGACGGGCCTAGAGGCCCCGGATCCCGAGAGCCCACCCCTCCTGTGTGCGGCTCTCGGGATAACTTGATGGGATACGGTCCCCGAACCCCTGTTCTGCGTTCCTCTACAACCACGCTCACCAGAGCACCGAGGACTTCTACTACATCCCTCCACACAGACGGAGGCAGTGCAAGCAGGACATCCGAACACCAATATCGCTCTCCAGTGCACCAATCACATTATTCCCCAACAGCTGTGCCCCGCTCCCCATCATACGCGCATCAGAAGGTCGCCTTCATTAGCGCCCTGGAGAGGGCGGACTCACCACGTCTGGGTACAAG AGAGGACCTCGGTCCAGGTAAAGTCAACGGGCAACTTAAGGGCCAAGCACGTGACTGCCATCTAGGGACTCCTTCTGGAACTCCCATCAGACACACCAATGTCAAAAAGGTCACAGGAGTGGGTGGAACTACATATGAGATTTCTGTTTGA